A window of Hevea brasiliensis isolate MT/VB/25A 57/8 chromosome 14, ASM3005281v1, whole genome shotgun sequence contains these coding sequences:
- the LOC131172723 gene encoding disease resistance protein RPV1-like: MSQASCAICALIIRGNNTSSTPYSPWCLDEPVEILKCNKESKQTIIPFFYRVNPTDVQKLTGNFRKAFAIAVLEEVLDKDSSQKVGNWKRALIEVSNLGGWDSRVIKDEAELVEKIVNDVLEKFNEMSRRINGMGGIGKTTIAKEVYRRNKNEFDDNRDDLKDLVRECNLYCERSRIIVTSRDLQLLKYVCSEEGIYEVEKLTDSQGLKLFSLHAFGQNLPKQEYKELSELVANYSRGNPLALKSFGISLI, from the exons ATTCTCCATGGTGCTTGGATGAGCCTGTTGAGATACTTAAATGCAACAAAGAATCAAAACAAACAATCATACCATTTTTTTACAGAGTAAATCCAACTGATGTTCAAAAGCTAACAGGGAATTTTAGGAAGGCATTTGCTATTGCTGTGCTTGAAGAAGTACTAGATAAAGACAGTTCACAAAAGGTGGGCAATTGGAAGCGTGCTTTGATAGAAGTAAGCAACTTAGGAGGATGGGATTCACGGGTTATCAA GGATGAGGCCGAATTAGTTGAAAAAATCGTCAATGATGTGTTGGAGAAATTCAATGAAATGTCTAGAA GAATTAATGGAATGGGAGGCATTGGCAAAACAACTATTGCAAAAGAAGTATATCGTCGAAACAAGAATGAATTTGATG ATAATCGAGACGATTTAAAAGATTTAGTAAGAGAGTGTAATTTGTACTGTGAGAGAAGTAGAATCATTGTAACTAGTCGAGATTTGCAATTACTTAAATATGTTTGTTCAGAGGAAGGCATATATGAGGTGGAGAAATTAACTGATTCTCAAGGTCTGAAACTCTTTAGCTTGCATGCCTTCGGCCAAAATCTTCCCAAGCAAGAATATAAGGAGCTCTCAGAGCTGGTGGCAAACTATTCTAGAGGCAATCCATTAGCTCTTAAGAGTTTTGGGATCTCACTTATCTGA